The sequence below is a genomic window from Nocardia fluminea.
CGGCCGAACTCGCCGAACTCACCGCGGACATCGGCTGACAGACCAGCTCGTCGGCTCGGCGATGCCGACCTTCCGACCGGCGTGCGGCACCGGCCGCGCCGTGGACGACTGCGGCCGGTCGGCGCGGCGGTGACAGGTTTCGTCAGAGGGCGGTGAGCATTTCGGCGGCCAACGGGCCGGCGGAGGCGGGGTTCTGACCGGTGTAGAGATTGCGGTCCACCTCGATGTGGGGGCCCCACGGGTCGCCTTCGCGGTAGTCGGCGCCGAGCGCGACGAGGCGATCCTGGAGCAGCCACTTCGCCTTGTCGGCGAAGCCCGCCTGGGTTTCCTCGGCATTGCTGAACCCGGTGAGGCGGTAGCCGGCGAAGGGGGAGTCGCCCGAGTCGGCGGTGGCGAGCAGCGCGGCGGGGGCGTGGCAGACGACGCCGAGCGGCTTGCCGGAGGCGAGGGCGTCGCTGAGCAGAGCGCCCGAGACCGGATCGACGGCGAGATCCTGCATCGGACCGTGGCCGCCGGGGTAGAAAACGGCGTCGTAGTCGGCGAGGTCGACCTTGTCGAGCGACAGTGGGCTGCGCAACGCGCTGGCGTCGGCGAGGATGGCGGCGACCGCTGCCGCGCCGTCGTCGCCACCGTTCACTTCGGGAGCGAGACTGGACCGGTCGACGGTCGGGACCACACCGTTCGGCGTCGCCACGGTGACGGTGTGGCCTGCGCCGGTGAACGCCTCGTACGGTGCGGTGAATTCCTCGGCCCAGTACCCGGTGGGGTGCTCGGTGCCGTCCGCCAGGGTCCAG
It includes:
- a CDS encoding type 1 glutamine amidotransferase domain-containing protein; this translates as MAHILFVLTGADHWTLADGTEHPTGYWAEEFTAPYEAFTGAGHTVTVATPNGVVPTVDRSSLAPEVNGGDDGAAAVAAILADASALRSPLSLDKVDLADYDAVFYPGGHGPMQDLAVDPVSGALLSDALASGKPLGVVCHAPAALLATADSGDSPFAGYRLTGFSNAEETQAGFADKAKWLLQDRLVALGADYREGDPWGPHIEVDRNLYTGQNPASAGPLAAEMLTAL